Genomic segment of Paenibacillaceae bacterium GAS479:
CTTTAGTTAAAATGATTTCTAATGGTTCATTTTCCAACAATAAACATCCCGCATCTTTATAACCTAATTTCCGATAAAAGTGCTGAGCCTCTTCGTTGGCTAGAGTTGAAGTCATGACCAAGTTTCTGCCGGTCACTTTCATTTCATTTTCCCAAAAAAGAACAGCGCGTTTTCCAAAACCACTACTCCGGTATTCTTCATCAATCCATATCATGTTCATAAAGGGAGTATTATCCCAAAAATACCCATACCTCATCCAGCCAATGTTAACTCCATCCTGTTTACGCAGTATGTAAATTTCGTTTCTTTGTATTTTGGGAACTATTAAACTCTCTAATAGATGTTTGTCACGTTCAAAGATATACGAGTAGTCTGATACTGTAGCAAGCTCTATCTTCATTGGTGTTCTCTCCTTAGATCGGTCCAACGACAGCCGGCCATTCTTCTCCCGGCTTCAGTCAGCACGCCCCAAACATTGCATATCTTCAATTCGATCGCATCTTAACTGACGAAAAGGTCCAATCTAATTTTCACAAGTAATTCTTTTCAAGTTCGTCCTTAAAAACATGTATCGGTTCATTATAGTTAATTGGTTTGTGTATGACTCGATTTATCCATTTCAGAAACTCATAGTTATTATCAAAACTATCCATGCTATCGCTAAAAAGTGTTACTTCCTTCATTGTACCTAAAACGCTTCTATTGTTTGTTTTAGAAATCGTTATTTTTTCTTGCCCTTCTTTCATATACGAGTCAATTAGCTTCGGTTCGATCCCTTCCGATTTTAAGTATTCAAGTAGAGTAGTTGAAAACGTCTGGATTAATTTTGGTAATTGTGCTGATCTAATTCCACCTAAAATTACACTAACCCGGCTCAAACCGTTAACGATTACAATATACTTTCGATTATTCAATTTAATAATGTTTGCATGCCAGCTAAAAAGAGATGAACTGTTTTCGTTCTCTTCGGGAGTAATTTTCATGTCTTTTAGTAAATTTTTGAGTAAACCTTAATACGAACATTTCACCTCACCCTTTCCTTATTCTTGTAGACTGATGTCCTTAACAAATCTATATCCTGTAATCTCAAATCCAAATTTCTCGTCATACAAGCCTTAC
This window contains:
- a CDS encoding Acetyltransferase (GNAT) family protein, with the protein product MKIELATVSDYSYIFERDKHLLESLIVPKIQRNEIYILRKQDGVNIGWMRYGYFWDNTPFMNMIWIDEEYRSSGFGKRAVLFWENEMKVTGRNLVMTSTLANEEAQHFYRKLGYKDAGCLLLENEPLEIILTKAI